From a region of the Cyprinus carpio isolate SPL01 chromosome B21, ASM1834038v1, whole genome shotgun sequence genome:
- the LOC109082227 gene encoding proteinase-activated receptor 2-like: protein MAVSASYSILFIFVCEGLIFASADPAKGKGRGLIIWVDEDSDKLSINQLAKDTLQSSLTTIFLPIIYIIILAVGLPTNTMAIYVLVFRSKKIHPGTIYMGNLALADLMFVIWTPLKIAYHLKGNNWTFGEGMCKVLVGFFYGNMYCSILFIACLSIQRYWVCAHPLTQQRKNNKFAIIVSVCIWIFIGVSTTPLYLYQQTVELPDLNITTCHDVNLVSMENFKSDNVFLDVQLPYYYFMVMAGLVFFIPMLVIIAAYILLLRSLGNPTVEGNAGKSRQRAVVLIVTVLITFLVCFIPSNVMLVVHYTLLRNNLVNNGYGFYIMTLCLASLNSCFDPFIYYYVSDEFREHVKNALLCRSSRTVKRMRVSFSSMKYSQRTKTYTSSTGNTESSNC from the exons ATGGCTGTCTCTGCAAGTTATAGCATCTTGTTTATTTTCGTGTGTGAAGGGCTAATTTTTGCTTCGGCGGATCCAG CTAAAGGCAAAGGACGAGGTTTAATAATCTGGGTGGATGAAGATTCAGACAAACTCTCCATTAATCAGCTCGCTAAAGATACACTACAGAGCAGTCTCACAACTATCTTCCTGccaattatttacataattattttggcTGTGGGGTTGCCAACCAACACGATGGCTATATATGTCTTGGTGTTCAGGTCAAAGAAAATTCACCCTGGTACCATTTACATGGGCAACCTAGCACTGGCTGACCTGATGTTTGTCATCTGGACGCCTCTCAAGATCGCTTACCATTTGAAAGGAAATAACTGGACTTTTGGTGAAGGGATGTGCAAAGTTTTGGTGGGTTTCTTCTACGGCAACATGTACTGTTCCATCCTCTTCATCGCTTGTCTGAGCATCCAGCGGTACTGGGTCTGCGCTCACCCACTCACCCagcaaagaaaaaataacaaatttgctATCATCGTATCTGTGTGTATCTGGATCTTCATTGGGGTCAGTACTACACCCTTGTACCTGTACCAGCAAACTGTTGAACTCCCGGACCTCAACATCACCACCTGCCACGATGTCAATCTTGTCAGTATGGAGAACTTTAAATCGGACAATGTGTTCCTGGATGTTCAGCtgccttattattattttatggtgaTGGCAGGTCTTGTCTTCTTCATCCCAATGTTGGTCATCATTGCAGCTTATATTCTTCTCCTTCGCTCACTAGGGAATCCCACAGTTGAGGGCAATGCTGGAAAAAGCCGCCAACGAGCTGTGGTTCTCATCGTAACTGTGCTCATAACGTTCTTGGTCTGCTTCATTCCAAGTAATGTGATGTTGGTCGTGCATTACACTCTCCTGCGAAACAACTTGGTCAATAACGGCTATGGTTTCTACATCATGACACTGTGCCTGGCCAGTCTCAACAGCTGCTTTGACCCTTTCATCTACTATTACGTCTCGGATGAATTCAGGGAGCACGTCAAGAACGCGTTACTGTGCCGTAGCAGTCGAACGGTGAAGAGGATGAGGGTCTCGTTCAGCTCAATGAAGTATTCTCAAAGGACCAAGACATATACGTCCAGCACAGGCAACACAGAAAGCAGCAACTGCTGA
- the LOC109082228 gene encoding proteinase-activated receptor 2-like isoform X1, with translation MSLMDGIMAHRLIWIYALLTLISVNLSSQSSNRVRGFTGVETEYGVSVTSTAVAVLDSKLTQIFFPVVYIIVFSVGLPTNAMAIWVFLFRTKKKNPSSIFMANLALADLLFVIWIPLKIAYHFNANNWIYGEALCKVLVAFFYGNMYCSTAFIACISVLRYWAIVHPLSQQKRNNRLATGVAACVWLIVWVITVPLYLYDQTVKVTNMDIVTCHDVTRPSQSRYPSIYFLIMGVVGFLVPCIVCIVAYVQMLRALKSSMTDADIVQKRRKAVILIVTVLVMFLVCFTPSNIMVMVHYSLLSIGVQDSGYGFYVTTLCLASLNSCVDPFIYYFVSDEFRKHIRNTFLCRSERTAQRMRVSFSALKYSKKSSTYTSESGNTQSSTY, from the exons ATGTCTTTGATGGACG GAATAATGGCGCACCGATTGATCTGGATTTACGCTTTGCTTACCTTAATCAGCGTCAACCTGTCCAGTCAAA GTTCTAACCGGGTCAGAGGCTTTACTGGTGTTGAAACTGAGTATGGAGTGTCGGTGACATCCACTGCTGTTGCTGTACTGGACAGCAAGCTCACGCAAATCTTCTTCCCAGTGGTGTACATCATTGTGTTCAGTGTGGGCTTGCCAACCAACGCAATGGCCATCTGGGTGTTTCTCTTCAGGACAAAGAAGAAAAATCCCTCATCCATTTTCATGGCCAACCTCGCACTGGCTGACCTGCTGTTCGTAATCTGGATTCCCCTAAAGATTGCATACCATTTTAACGCGAATAACTGGATCTACGGAGAAGCCCTGTGCAAAGTCTTGGTTGCCTTTTTCTATGGGAACATGTATTGTTCGACTGCTTTCATTGCATGTATTAGTGTCCTGAGGTACTGGGCCATAGTACATCCTCTTTCCCAGCAGAAAAGGAACAACCGATTGGCAACTGGTGTTGCTGCGTGTGTGTGGCTGATTGTGTGGGTCATTACTGTGCCTCTTTATCTTTATGACCAGACCGTGAAGGTCACCAACATGGATATTGTTACCTGCCATGATGTCACTCGCCCCAGCCAGTCACGCTACCCTTCTATCTACTTCCTGATTATGGGAGTTGTTGGATTCTTAGTTCCCTGCATAGTATGTATAGTAGCCTACGTGCAGATGCTGCGTGCCCTGAAGAGCTCGATGACAGACGCTGACATCGTTCAGAAGCGAAGGAAGGCTGTCATCCTCATCGTCACGGTGCTGGTGATGTTCCTAGTGTGTTTCACCCCGAGTAACATCATGGTTATGGTGCATTACTCCCTGCTTTCTATAGGAGTACAAGACAGCGGTTATGGCTTCTATGTTACAACGCTATGCCTGGCCAGCCTCAACAGCTGCGTCGATccattcatatattattttgtttcagatGAGTTCAGAAAACATATAAGAAACACGTTTCTTTGCCGCAGCGAACGCACCGCCCAAAGGATGCGGGTTTCTTTCAGCGCACTGAAGTATTCAAAGAAAAGCAGTACCTACACATCAGAGTCTGGAAACACGCAGAGCAGTACCTACTAA
- the LOC109082228 gene encoding proteinase-activated receptor 2-like isoform X3, with the protein MSGSNRVRGFTGVETEYGVSVTSTAVAVLDSKLTQIFFPVVYIIVFSVGLPTNAMAIWVFLFRTKKKNPSSIFMANLALADLLFVIWIPLKIAYHFNANNWIYGEALCKVLVAFFYGNMYCSTAFIACISVLRYWAIVHPLSQQKRNNRLATGVAACVWLIVWVITVPLYLYDQTVKVTNMDIVTCHDVTRPSQSRYPSIYFLIMGVVGFLVPCIVCIVAYVQMLRALKSSMTDADIVQKRRKAVILIVTVLVMFLVCFTPSNIMVMVHYSLLSIGVQDSGYGFYVTTLCLASLNSCVDPFIYYFVSDEFRKHIRNTFLCRSERTAQRMRVSFSALKYSKKSSTYTSESGNTQSSTY; encoded by the exons ATGTCAG GTTCTAACCGGGTCAGAGGCTTTACTGGTGTTGAAACTGAGTATGGAGTGTCGGTGACATCCACTGCTGTTGCTGTACTGGACAGCAAGCTCACGCAAATCTTCTTCCCAGTGGTGTACATCATTGTGTTCAGTGTGGGCTTGCCAACCAACGCAATGGCCATCTGGGTGTTTCTCTTCAGGACAAAGAAGAAAAATCCCTCATCCATTTTCATGGCCAACCTCGCACTGGCTGACCTGCTGTTCGTAATCTGGATTCCCCTAAAGATTGCATACCATTTTAACGCGAATAACTGGATCTACGGAGAAGCCCTGTGCAAAGTCTTGGTTGCCTTTTTCTATGGGAACATGTATTGTTCGACTGCTTTCATTGCATGTATTAGTGTCCTGAGGTACTGGGCCATAGTACATCCTCTTTCCCAGCAGAAAAGGAACAACCGATTGGCAACTGGTGTTGCTGCGTGTGTGTGGCTGATTGTGTGGGTCATTACTGTGCCTCTTTATCTTTATGACCAGACCGTGAAGGTCACCAACATGGATATTGTTACCTGCCATGATGTCACTCGCCCCAGCCAGTCACGCTACCCTTCTATCTACTTCCTGATTATGGGAGTTGTTGGATTCTTAGTTCCCTGCATAGTATGTATAGTAGCCTACGTGCAGATGCTGCGTGCCCTGAAGAGCTCGATGACAGACGCTGACATCGTTCAGAAGCGAAGGAAGGCTGTCATCCTCATCGTCACGGTGCTGGTGATGTTCCTAGTGTGTTTCACCCCGAGTAACATCATGGTTATGGTGCATTACTCCCTGCTTTCTATAGGAGTACAAGACAGCGGTTATGGCTTCTATGTTACAACGCTATGCCTGGCCAGCCTCAACAGCTGCGTCGATccattcatatattattttgtttcagatGAGTTCAGAAAACATATAAGAAACACGTTTCTTTGCCGCAGCGAACGCACCGCCCAAAGGATGCGGGTTTCTTTCAGCGCACTGAAGTATTCAAAGAAAAGCAGTACCTACACATCAGAGTCTGGAAACACGCAGAGCAGTACCTACTAA
- the LOC109082228 gene encoding proteinase-activated receptor 2-like isoform X2: MSGIMAHRLIWIYALLTLISVNLSSQSSNRVRGFTGVETEYGVSVTSTAVAVLDSKLTQIFFPVVYIIVFSVGLPTNAMAIWVFLFRTKKKNPSSIFMANLALADLLFVIWIPLKIAYHFNANNWIYGEALCKVLVAFFYGNMYCSTAFIACISVLRYWAIVHPLSQQKRNNRLATGVAACVWLIVWVITVPLYLYDQTVKVTNMDIVTCHDVTRPSQSRYPSIYFLIMGVVGFLVPCIVCIVAYVQMLRALKSSMTDADIVQKRRKAVILIVTVLVMFLVCFTPSNIMVMVHYSLLSIGVQDSGYGFYVTTLCLASLNSCVDPFIYYFVSDEFRKHIRNTFLCRSERTAQRMRVSFSALKYSKKSSTYTSESGNTQSSTY; the protein is encoded by the exons ATGTCAG GAATAATGGCGCACCGATTGATCTGGATTTACGCTTTGCTTACCTTAATCAGCGTCAACCTGTCCAGTCAAA GTTCTAACCGGGTCAGAGGCTTTACTGGTGTTGAAACTGAGTATGGAGTGTCGGTGACATCCACTGCTGTTGCTGTACTGGACAGCAAGCTCACGCAAATCTTCTTCCCAGTGGTGTACATCATTGTGTTCAGTGTGGGCTTGCCAACCAACGCAATGGCCATCTGGGTGTTTCTCTTCAGGACAAAGAAGAAAAATCCCTCATCCATTTTCATGGCCAACCTCGCACTGGCTGACCTGCTGTTCGTAATCTGGATTCCCCTAAAGATTGCATACCATTTTAACGCGAATAACTGGATCTACGGAGAAGCCCTGTGCAAAGTCTTGGTTGCCTTTTTCTATGGGAACATGTATTGTTCGACTGCTTTCATTGCATGTATTAGTGTCCTGAGGTACTGGGCCATAGTACATCCTCTTTCCCAGCAGAAAAGGAACAACCGATTGGCAACTGGTGTTGCTGCGTGTGTGTGGCTGATTGTGTGGGTCATTACTGTGCCTCTTTATCTTTATGACCAGACCGTGAAGGTCACCAACATGGATATTGTTACCTGCCATGATGTCACTCGCCCCAGCCAGTCACGCTACCCTTCTATCTACTTCCTGATTATGGGAGTTGTTGGATTCTTAGTTCCCTGCATAGTATGTATAGTAGCCTACGTGCAGATGCTGCGTGCCCTGAAGAGCTCGATGACAGACGCTGACATCGTTCAGAAGCGAAGGAAGGCTGTCATCCTCATCGTCACGGTGCTGGTGATGTTCCTAGTGTGTTTCACCCCGAGTAACATCATGGTTATGGTGCATTACTCCCTGCTTTCTATAGGAGTACAAGACAGCGGTTATGGCTTCTATGTTACAACGCTATGCCTGGCCAGCCTCAACAGCTGCGTCGATccattcatatattattttgtttcagatGAGTTCAGAAAACATATAAGAAACACGTTTCTTTGCCGCAGCGAACGCACCGCCCAAAGGATGCGGGTTTCTTTCAGCGCACTGAAGTATTCAAAGAAAAGCAGTACCTACACATCAGAGTCTGGAAACACGCAGAGCAGTACCTACTAA